Part of the Sulfoacidibacillus ferrooxidans genome, AGTAATGTAAAGGTACATGATGATTGTATCAACAACATTCTAATGTCTTAGGTGGGATCGATATGGGAGCCTTCAATTTTAATGAACGACCCATGCTAGTTTTTTGGGAATCGACACGAGCGTGTTTACTGGCGTGCAAACATTGCCGTGCGCAAGCCATAGCACAACCTATGCCAGGAGAACTATCTACAGAAGAAGGATTCCGTCTTATTGAAAGTTTAACCTCATTCGGTAAGCCTTATCCCGTTCTTATTGTCACAGGTGGTGATGCTCTTATGAGGGAGGATGTCTTCTCTCTCATTGCTAAAGCTCGTTCGTTAGACATTCCGGTTGGAGTAGCACCGAGCGTTACCCCACGATTAACAGATGAAGCCATTGTACAAATGAAAAATCTTGGTGTGAAGGTCATTTCGCTTAGTTTAGACGGAGCTACGGCTCAGACTCATGAAGGCGTGCGTGGAATTGAAGGGCATTTTTCTGATACGATCGATGCGATGAGGAGACTGGTTGATGCTGGATTTGAAGTTCAGATCAATACTGCTGTGATGCGCGATAATGTTCATGAGTTACCTAGAATCGCCCACTTATTAAAAACCAACGGAGTGCACATTTGGGAAGTGTTTTTCCTCATCCACGTAGGGCGGGGAATCGATTCACAAGAAATTTCACCTATGGAATGTG contains:
- a CDS encoding TIGR04053 family radical SAM/SPASM domain-containing protein encodes the protein MGAFNFNERPMLVFWESTRACLLACKHCRAQAIAQPMPGELSTEEGFRLIESLTSFGKPYPVLIVTGGDALMREDVFSLIAKARSLDIPVGVAPSVTPRLTDEAIVQMKNLGVKVISLSLDGATAQTHEGVRGIEGHFSDTIDAMRRLVDAGFEVQINTAVMRDNVHELPRIAHLLKTNGVHIWEVFFLIHVGRGIDSQEISPMECEDVSHFLFDVSTYGMTVRTVEAPFFRRVVAERKLHDPERTMTLPEQIAEIFHLSPLYQKLSNELTMLLGASTTVSKAQTSGTRDGKGIIFVSYDGTVYPAGFLPLPLGNIREESLSAIYRNHPTLQAIRSGTFSGKCGVCDYVDACGGSRSRAFSDSGNPLAEDPACSYVPTQFHAK